The genomic interval ATTTTCAGGTCTCGGCATCTATCAGTCTCCTTGGCCAGGATATGAGCATATGCCCATTACTTGCTCAAGCAAAAATGCGGGTTATTTTGCCCGTATTTAAATGCCGCTGATCGCGATCAACACTTTTCAGCACGACCCACCTCATCGAAAACGACGGTCAATGACTGAAAAACTTCGGCCGCCAGCCCTTCACTTTGCCGGACTTATAACTTTCGACCGCCGCATGAATGGTCTCCGCCGCCAGATCCGCGCAATGAAAATGATCCTCCGGAATCGGATCACACTGCCGCAGCACGTCCACCCCGGTCATCGATTCCGCTTCGGCAACCGTCATGCCCTCCGACATACAGATCGCCGTCGAACAACAGTGCTTTGAATAGCCGCATCCGTCCGTGAGAAAGGAACTCTTTCGAATTTTACCCCCATCAATCCGCAGCCAGACCTCAACCGTATCGCCGCACTCACCGTGCACTTTTGCATGGCCGTTTGCATCGCGCATCGGCCCGAAACGCTTTGCGCGCTCCTCGAGCTGTTTAATGATATCTTCGTACATATGCCCTCCTGAAGAGCTGAAGCGCCGAATCAAAACGCCAGCTCCCGATCAGGTCAATAAAATACGGTACATATTATACGGATTAACAGAATGGCCGGTAATTGACCGGGATATTAATTCATACATTTAAATGTATGATATCGTAAAAATCTTTTAATACAGGCATAGCATATTATTTCATACATTATAATGTATGAAATAAGTTTCTCAGCGAAACCAATCCTGACCTTCTTTTTAAACCGGTTCGACAGCCAGGTTAAGCCGTTCGATCATCTCCAGATCGGATTCATACTGCGAACCGGCAACGGTCAGGTAATTCCCCGTCATCAGACCGTTAGCCCCGGCGGCAAACAGTTCTGACTGCCGGTCACCGAGAATATGTGCACGGCCACCGCAGATACGCAGTGTCACATCGGGAAGAAGAAAGCGGTACACCGCAATAATCCTCAATGCCTCCGCCGCGCTCAGCGGCTTCTGACGTTTCAATGGCGTGCCCGGATGCGCATAAAGAAAGTTGATCGGGACTGAATCAACACCGAGTTCCCGCAGGGCGATAGCCAGATCAATCCGGTCTTCCCAGCGCTCCCCCATGCCGAACAACCCCCCGCTGCAGACGTTCAACCCGGCGGCCTGTGCCGCCTTTACCGTCTCCAGCCGCTGTTTCCAGCTCTGGGTCGTGCAGATTTCGGCAT from Verrucomicrobia bacterium S94 carries:
- a CDS encoding iron-sulfur cluster assembly scaffold protein, with the protein product MYEDIIKQLEERAKRFGPMRDANGHAKVHGECGDTVEVWLRIDGGKIRKSSFLTDGCGYSKHCCSTAICMSEGMTVAEAESMTGVDVLRQCDPIPEDHFHCADLAAETIHAAVESYKSGKVKGWRPKFFSH